In Streptomyces sp. RFCAC02, the following proteins share a genomic window:
- the eccB gene encoding type VII secretion protein EccB, with protein MASRKDELNAYTYAKRRTVAAFLRPAPTGTEEGAPRPLRAVVPGAVVGALVLAAFGAWGLFRPAVPEGWDEPGAHVIIGSDSTTRYVVLDTDGQTQLHPVLNLSSARLLLDNTGDISVVNVSEEELDSGAIPRGPTLGIPYAPDRLPDAADAGEAKRWAACQQPGGDGGTVQQAVFVLADRDTGRVEGDERLTGGELLYVEDPDHVPYIVDAHGTRYRVGEEGDDHDLLVRLLTHGTAPQPVGREWLDTLAEGDPIVFPELPDTVGTDAGIGTLDERTGRVGMVLDTVSGGDDEQHYVVLPGRVVPVSPFMAYLLASHPDSAMLGMNSESTRVGAQDIDPAPPEESLDRLHTWPTHMPEQVNDGARDTLCSVLLSVDGDDGTTEVATWAGEDYPATIASGAATAYVTPGSGLLYRQIQGEQTESGSVFLVTDTGLRYSVEATADGEGETQDARTRLGYGDITPVPVPAVWSLLLPTGPRLDTKSAVRPQGS; from the coding sequence ATGGCGTCCCGCAAGGACGAACTCAACGCCTACACCTACGCCAAGCGCCGCACCGTCGCCGCGTTCCTGCGTCCCGCCCCCACCGGCACGGAAGAAGGCGCGCCGCGCCCTCTGCGGGCCGTCGTCCCCGGCGCGGTCGTCGGAGCCCTGGTCCTGGCGGCGTTCGGGGCATGGGGCCTGTTCCGGCCCGCCGTTCCCGAGGGCTGGGACGAGCCCGGGGCGCACGTGATCATCGGCAGCGACTCCACCACCCGCTACGTCGTCCTCGACACCGACGGCCAGACACAGCTCCACCCCGTCCTCAACCTCTCCTCCGCGCGTCTCCTCCTCGACAACACCGGTGACATCTCCGTCGTCAACGTCTCCGAGGAGGAACTGGACAGCGGCGCCATACCGCGCGGCCCCACCCTCGGCATCCCGTACGCCCCCGACCGCCTGCCCGACGCGGCCGACGCGGGCGAGGCCAAACGCTGGGCCGCCTGCCAGCAGCCGGGCGGCGACGGCGGCACGGTCCAGCAGGCCGTGTTCGTCCTCGCCGACCGCGACACCGGCCGTGTGGAGGGCGACGAACGCCTCACCGGCGGCGAACTCCTCTACGTCGAGGACCCCGACCACGTGCCGTACATCGTCGACGCCCACGGCACCCGCTACCGCGTCGGCGAGGAGGGCGACGACCACGACCTGCTGGTCCGTCTCCTGACGCACGGAACCGCACCCCAACCCGTCGGCCGCGAGTGGCTCGACACCCTCGCCGAGGGCGACCCCATCGTCTTCCCCGAACTGCCCGACACCGTCGGGACCGACGCCGGCATCGGCACACTCGACGAGCGCACCGGGCGCGTCGGCATGGTCCTCGACACCGTCTCCGGCGGCGACGACGAACAGCACTACGTCGTCCTGCCGGGCCGTGTGGTCCCCGTCTCACCGTTCATGGCCTACCTCCTCGCCTCCCACCCGGACAGCGCGATGCTCGGGATGAACAGCGAGTCCACCCGGGTCGGCGCCCAGGACATCGACCCCGCGCCCCCCGAGGAGAGCCTCGACCGCCTCCACACCTGGCCGACGCACATGCCCGAGCAGGTCAACGACGGCGCGCGCGACACCCTGTGCTCCGTCCTCCTGTCCGTGGACGGCGACGACGGCACCACCGAGGTCGCCACCTGGGCCGGCGAGGACTACCCCGCCACCATCGCGTCCGGCGCCGCCACCGCCTACGTCACCCCCGGGTCGGGTCTCCTCTACCGCCAGATCCAGGGCGAACAGACCGAGTCGGGCAGCGTCTTCCTCGTCACCGACACCGGCCTGCGCTACTCCGTCGAAGCCACCGCCGACGGGGAGGGAGAGACCCAGGACGCCAGGACCCGCCTCGGCTACGGCGACATCACGCCCGTCCCCGTACCGGCCGTCTGGTCCCTGCTCCTGCCGACCGGGCCGCGCCTCGACACCAAGAGTGCCGTGCGGCCGCAGGGCTCCTGA
- the mycP gene encoding type VII secretion-associated serine protease mycosin yields the protein MTGQPRRPQRTAAAIALALLAAVVPTGVQEARADGGTCTFPAEPIAERPWSLQRVQLDRLWAVSRGAGVRVAVIDTGVDATNPQLAGAVAADLGADVLPPEAGAEGGPTVDPVGHGTKVAGIIAAREADDSGFTGLAPDATIIPIRQNDGEGGGTVAGLIEGIAHAVAAGADVINISQDVDQVLTDDSALAAAVQAAIDAGAVVVASVGNEGADGRERRTYPAASPGVLAVAASDRNNERAPFSQAGDFVDIAAPGVDMVSTVPGGGQCVDNGTSFAAPYVAGVAALLCAARPDWTPQQVIAQLQQTAERPGPGPDDAIGWGVVDPVRALTELPAEPAATTPTPDAGPPAPPAPDVPDLQLTETHAERAGRRATYAVLATAVLTAVLAGVLVVRRDRRRR from the coding sequence ATGACCGGACAACCGCGCCGTCCGCAGCGCACCGCCGCCGCCATCGCGCTCGCCCTCCTCGCCGCCGTGGTGCCCACAGGCGTCCAGGAGGCACGGGCGGACGGCGGAACCTGCACGTTCCCCGCCGAACCGATAGCGGAGCGCCCCTGGTCGCTCCAGCGCGTCCAACTGGACCGGCTGTGGGCCGTCTCGCGAGGTGCGGGCGTCCGGGTCGCCGTCATCGACACCGGCGTCGACGCGACGAACCCCCAGCTCGCCGGAGCGGTCGCCGCCGATCTGGGCGCGGACGTCCTGCCGCCGGAGGCCGGGGCCGAAGGCGGCCCGACCGTCGACCCCGTGGGGCACGGGACGAAGGTCGCGGGCATCATCGCCGCCCGGGAGGCCGACGACAGCGGCTTCACGGGCCTGGCGCCGGACGCCACGATCATCCCCATCCGCCAGAACGACGGCGAGGGCGGCGGCACGGTCGCCGGCCTCATCGAGGGCATCGCGCATGCCGTGGCCGCCGGCGCCGATGTCATCAACATCTCGCAGGACGTGGACCAGGTCCTCACCGACGACTCCGCGCTCGCCGCCGCCGTGCAGGCGGCCATCGACGCCGGCGCGGTCGTCGTCGCCTCCGTGGGCAACGAGGGCGCGGACGGGCGCGAACGCCGCACTTACCCGGCCGCCTCCCCGGGCGTCCTCGCCGTCGCCGCGTCCGACCGCAACAACGAGCGCGCCCCGTTCTCCCAGGCCGGCGACTTCGTGGACATCGCCGCGCCGGGCGTCGACATGGTGTCGACCGTCCCGGGCGGCGGGCAGTGCGTCGACAACGGCACCAGCTTCGCCGCGCCCTATGTCGCCGGAGTGGCCGCCCTGCTGTGCGCGGCGCGCCCGGACTGGACACCGCAGCAGGTCATCGCGCAGCTCCAGCAGACGGCGGAACGCCCCGGCCCCGGACCTGATGACGCCATCGGTTGGGGCGTCGTCGATCCGGTGCGCGCCCTCACGGAACTCCCCGCCGAGCCGGCCGCGACCACGCCGACCCCGGACGCCGGGCCGCCCGCACCGCCCGCACCGGACGTGCCCGACCTGCAGCTGACGGAGACCCACGCGGAGCGCGCCGGACGCCGGGCCACGTACGCCGTGCTGGCGACGGCCGTCCTCACGGCCGTGCTGGCGGGCGTCCTCGTCGTACGCCGGGACCGGCGCCGCCGATGA
- a CDS encoding DUF397 domain-containing protein has product MGTTETPEEIAARKEREKNELYSRDISGVEWLSAPDGPQDEKVEIAYLPGGGVGMRNSKDPDTVLRFTDAEWEAFVLGARDGEFDIE; this is encoded by the coding sequence ATGGGTACCACCGAGACACCGGAGGAGATCGCCGCTCGCAAGGAGCGCGAGAAGAACGAGCTGTACTCCCGCGACATTTCCGGGGTCGAGTGGCTCAGCGCCCCGGACGGGCCGCAGGACGAGAAGGTCGAGATCGCCTACCTGCCCGGGGGTGGTGTCGGCATGCGCAACTCGAAGGACCCCGACACCGTGCTGCGGTTCACGGACGCCGAGTGGGAGGCATTCGTCCTCGGGGCGCGCGACGGCGAGTTCGACATCGAGTAG
- a CDS encoding S8 family serine peptidase: protein MGLLAATLFAFGALVPSAAAESPTDPWYADLYRLDEVWEQTQGEGVTVAVIDSGVDDSVPELDGQVLQGTDLISSDGAHTDLTGHGTGIASLIAGTGAGGGVQGMAPGVDILPVRVMKNDGDWVFDNEGRMAEAIQYAVSEGARIINVSAGFEEIRTSPDLTDAIAAAARAGVLIFASSGNEAELGNGSISPSDRDGVVGVAAVDRHGEHADYSTYGPQVALAAPGNDIPWRCPDTDTELCPVAEGGTSSAAALASGAAALVWSAHPEWTKNQVLRVLMETADGPEGAMRDQEVGFGVVRPDRVILDGEGDPGDPDTSPLFSSFERHLDPPATPEPTAPEPAQDEDDVEPGDGTASDEGVVRDGMVLGRSDDGGDGGGLFFGVAAVVLAAGAVTVVAVRRHGRARRSH, encoded by the coding sequence GTGGGTTTGCTGGCGGCCACGCTGTTCGCCTTCGGCGCACTGGTGCCGTCTGCGGCTGCGGAAAGTCCCACTGATCCGTGGTACGCAGATCTGTACCGTCTCGATGAGGTGTGGGAGCAGACGCAGGGTGAAGGCGTCACGGTGGCGGTCATCGACAGCGGTGTCGATGACTCCGTCCCGGAGTTGGATGGGCAGGTCCTTCAGGGGACAGATCTCATCTCATCGGATGGTGCACATACGGACCTCACAGGCCATGGGACGGGGATTGCCTCGCTGATAGCCGGCACGGGCGCTGGCGGGGGTGTCCAGGGAATGGCGCCGGGTGTCGACATCCTCCCGGTCCGTGTCATGAAGAATGACGGTGACTGGGTCTTCGACAACGAAGGAAGAATGGCCGAAGCGATCCAGTACGCGGTTTCTGAGGGTGCCCGGATCATCAATGTATCCGCTGGGTTCGAGGAGATCAGGACCAGCCCGGACTTGACCGATGCCATCGCCGCTGCCGCACGGGCCGGTGTACTGATCTTCGCCTCCAGCGGAAATGAAGCAGAGCTGGGGAACGGATCAATATCCCCGTCCGATCGCGACGGCGTTGTGGGTGTGGCGGCAGTGGATCGTCATGGCGAGCACGCGGATTACTCGACGTACGGACCGCAGGTCGCTCTGGCTGCTCCGGGCAACGACATCCCGTGGCGGTGCCCGGATACCGATACCGAGCTGTGTCCGGTTGCCGAGGGCGGGACGAGTAGTGCTGCGGCGTTGGCGTCGGGTGCTGCTGCGTTGGTGTGGTCTGCGCATCCTGAGTGGACGAAGAATCAGGTGTTGCGGGTGTTGATGGAGACGGCTGATGGTCCTGAGGGTGCGATGCGGGATCAGGAGGTCGGGTTCGGTGTGGTGCGTCCTGATCGGGTGATTCTGGATGGTGAGGGTGATCCGGGGGATCCGGACACGAGTCCGTTGTTCTCCAGCTTCGAGCGACACCTCGACCCGCCGGCCACGCCCGAGCCGACGGCCCCCGAGCCCGCCCAGGACGAGGATGATGTGGAGCCGGGCGACGGCACGGCGTCCGATGAGGGCGTTGTCCGTGACGGGATGGTTCTGGGGCGGTCCGATGACGGGGGCGATGGCGGTGGGCTGTTCTTCGGGGTGGCCGCCGTCGTCCTGGCGGCTGGTGCCGTCACGGTGGTAGCCGTGCGGCGCCACGGCAGAGCGCGTCGGTCGCACTGA
- a CDS encoding S8 family serine peptidase — protein sequence MKSRLGARVVLLAAGAMLLQGTVLPEARAESPTDPWYADLYRLDEVWEQAQGEGVTVAVIDSGVDDSVPELEGQVLEGIDLITSDGAHVDVMGHGTDMASLIAGTGAGGGVRGLAPGAEILPIRMMTAHGEWHFDDEARMAEAIEYAVSKGARIINISMGWSEIGADAGQVTNAIAEAARNDVLIFAGTGNDALEGNESSFPADRDGVVGVAAVDRDGVRADYSTFGPQVALAAPGNDVPSRCPDIHSPLCLDSEGGTSSATALASGAAALVWSAHPEWTKNQVLRVLMETADGPEGAMRDQEIGFGVVRPDRVILDGEGDPGDPDTSPLFSTFERRLDPPVTPEPTAPEPAQEENGDEAAAGEDELLAEQADDGDEGGGGALFFGLAAAVLAAGIVAAVVMRRRGRASGAFGGGRYR from the coding sequence GTGAAGTCACGTCTTGGCGCGCGCGTGGTGCTGTTGGCCGCCGGTGCGATGTTGTTGCAGGGGACCGTGCTTCCGGAGGCACGTGCGGAAAGCCCCACTGATCCGTGGTACGCGGACCTCTATCGGCTCGATGAAGTATGGGAACAGGCGCAGGGCGAGGGTGTCACGGTGGCGGTCATCGACAGCGGTGTCGATGACTCCGTCCCGGAGTTGGAAGGCCAAGTCCTCGAAGGCATCGACCTCATCACATCGGATGGCGCGCATGTCGATGTGATGGGCCATGGCACGGACATGGCCTCGCTGATCGCAGGCACAGGCGCCGGGGGTGGGGTTCGAGGACTGGCGCCCGGAGCGGAGATCCTGCCGATCCGCATGATGACGGCTCATGGGGAATGGCATTTCGACGATGAGGCCAGGATGGCTGAAGCGATCGAGTATGCCGTCTCGAAGGGCGCACGCATTATCAATATCTCCATGGGGTGGAGTGAGATTGGTGCAGACGCGGGGCAGGTGACGAATGCTATCGCCGAGGCAGCTCGTAACGACGTCTTGATCTTTGCGGGCACTGGTAATGATGCACTGGAAGGGAATGAATCCAGCTTTCCGGCGGACCGTGATGGTGTGGTGGGTGTGGCGGCGGTGGACCGTGACGGTGTGCGTGCGGACTATTCCACTTTTGGTCCGCAGGTCGCCCTTGCGGCTCCCGGCAACGATGTTCCGTCACGTTGTCCCGATATCCATTCCCCTCTGTGTCTGGATTCGGAGGGCGGGACGAGTAGTGCTACGGCGTTGGCGTCGGGTGCTGCTGCGTTGGTGTGGTCTGCGCATCCTGAGTGGACGAAGAATCAGGTGTTGCGGGTGTTGATGGAGACGGCTGATGGTCCTGAGGGTGCGATGCGGGATCAGGAGATCGGGTTCGGTGTGGTGCGTCCTGATCGGGTGATTCTGGATGGTGAGGGTGATCCGGGGGATCCGGACACGAGTCCGTTGTTCTCCACTTTCGAGCGCCGTCTCGACCCGCCCGTCACCCCTGAACCGACGGCCCCCGAGCCCGCCCAGGAGGAGAACGGGGACGAGGCTGCCGCCGGTGAGGACGAACTGCTCGCGGAGCAGGCCGACGACGGGGACGAGGGTGGTGGGGGAGCGCTGTTCTTCGGGCTGGCCGCGGCCGTGCTCGCCGCCGGAATCGTCGCCGCAGTGGTCATGAGGCGCCGTGGACGGGCCTCCGGCGCGTTCGGCGGCGGACGGTACCGGTGA
- a CDS encoding WXG100 family type VII secretion target: MTDYIRMNFQALAAGSEGLSAEETRLLERLADLDAALRAVAAGWDGAAKNAFDINIQAFRENTMALAGLLGRTGNQVALAGERFQNLDSRMANMLHDLT, translated from the coding sequence ATGACCGACTACATCCGGATGAACTTCCAGGCCCTCGCGGCCGGCTCCGAGGGCCTCTCGGCGGAGGAGACCCGCCTCCTGGAGCGGCTGGCGGACCTCGACGCCGCGCTGCGGGCCGTCGCCGCGGGCTGGGACGGTGCCGCGAAGAACGCCTTCGACATCAACATCCAGGCATTCCGCGAGAACACCATGGCCCTCGCCGGACTGCTCGGGCGGACCGGCAACCAGGTCGCCCTCGCGGGCGAGCGGTTCCAGAACCTCGACTCCCGCATGGCGAACATGCTGCACGACCTGACCTGA